A single window of Leptospira semungkisensis DNA harbors:
- a CDS encoding acyl-CoA dehydrogenase family protein, which yields MIATKAPADSSSAKQALSKSSSVIEQVTKALAAKCSSNGKVSVPKMDQNQLVQYQIAWLTSEQRIAENFIDYAWNDSLGTGDLEKLMAQVFAAEVVSHIRSEFSSRPTEYGISTQDLVSKLFDETTNKFLEEASAIENYNHIADLIVSLGHFGAYGLSEDHEMFRQTFKQFAEEVVAPKAEHVHRHDDIVPEEIIQGLRDMGCFGLCIPETYGGLQPNDKADNISMLVVTEELSRGSLGIAGSLITRPEILSKALLKGGTDAQKEKWLPLIASGEKMGGIMVTEPNYGSDVAGVSVTAKKVDGGWSINGVKTWCTFAGYANLLLILTRTETDPELKHKGLSILLAEKPSFPGHEFDYKQDNGGRISGKAIGTIGYRGMHSFEVSFEDYFVPEENLIGMESGRGKGFYFQMEGFAGGRIQTAARANGVMQAALEAGLRYAQERQVFQKPIFEYNMTKYKIARMAMIVQASRQYTNTVAKLLDNHQGQMEATLIKFYASKVAEWVTREAMQIHGGMGYAEEYAVSRYFVDARVFSIFEGAEEVMALRVIAKSLMDQYSA from the coding sequence ATGATCGCAACCAAAGCTCCGGCGGACTCTTCGTCGGCAAAACAGGCTTTAAGCAAGTCTTCGTCAGTAATCGAACAAGTTACCAAGGCCCTCGCGGCAAAATGCAGCTCTAACGGAAAAGTTTCCGTTCCTAAAATGGATCAAAACCAGTTGGTCCAATACCAAATCGCTTGGTTGACCTCTGAACAAAGGATCGCCGAAAACTTCATCGACTATGCATGGAACGATTCTCTTGGAACAGGAGATTTGGAAAAACTCATGGCGCAAGTTTTTGCTGCCGAAGTAGTTTCTCATATTCGTTCCGAGTTTTCTTCTCGTCCTACCGAATACGGGATCAGCACTCAGGATCTGGTTTCTAAATTATTCGATGAAACCACGAACAAATTCTTAGAAGAAGCTAGCGCGATTGAAAACTACAATCATATCGCCGACCTAATCGTTTCTCTCGGACATTTCGGAGCTTACGGACTAAGCGAAGATCACGAAATGTTCCGCCAAACATTCAAACAATTTGCCGAAGAAGTGGTTGCTCCTAAGGCTGAGCATGTTCACCGCCATGACGATATCGTTCCTGAAGAGATCATCCAAGGTCTGAGAGACATGGGATGTTTCGGTCTTTGTATTCCTGAGACTTACGGTGGTCTTCAACCAAATGATAAGGCTGATAATATCTCTATGCTTGTGGTTACAGAAGAGCTTTCGAGAGGATCTCTCGGGATTGCTGGCTCTTTGATCACTCGTCCGGAGATCCTTTCTAAGGCTCTCTTGAAAGGTGGAACTGACGCCCAAAAAGAGAAATGGCTGCCTCTGATCGCTTCCGGTGAGAAGATGGGTGGTATCATGGTGACAGAACCTAACTACGGTTCAGATGTTGCCGGAGTTTCCGTAACTGCTAAGAAAGTGGACGGAGGATGGTCGATCAACGGAGTTAAAACCTGGTGTACTTTTGCAGGTTATGCAAATCTTCTTTTGATCCTTACCAGAACTGAGACTGATCCTGAGCTAAAACATAAGGGTCTTTCTATTCTTCTTGCGGAGAAGCCAAGCTTTCCGGGACACGAATTCGATTATAAGCAAGACAACGGTGGACGTATCAGCGGAAAAGCGATCGGAACCATCGGTTATCGCGGTATGCACTCTTTCGAAGTTTCTTTCGAAGATTATTTCGTTCCAGAAGAGAACCTGATCGGAATGGAAAGTGGTAGAGGAAAAGGATTCTATTTCCAAATGGAAGGTTTCGCTGGTGGAAGGATCCAAACTGCAGCACGTGCCAACGGTGTAATGCAAGCCGCTCTAGAAGCAGGTCTTCGTTATGCGCAAGAAAGACAAGTGTTCCAAAAGCCTATCTTCGAATACAATATGACCAAGTATAAGATCGCTCGTATGGCGATGATCGTTCAGGCTTCCCGTCAATATACCAATACTGTGGCTAAACTTTTGGACAATCACCAAGGACAGATGGAAGCGACTCTGATTAAATTCTACGCTTCTAAAGTTGCAGAATGGGTAACCAGAGAAGCAATGCAGATCCACGGTGGTATGGGCTACGCAGAAGAATACGCAGTATCTCGTTATTTCGTAGATGCCCGAGTCTTCTCCATCTTTGAAGGTGCGGAAGAAGTTATGGCTCTGAGAGTAATTGCAAAATCTTTGATGGACCAATACTCGGCTTAA
- the mltG gene encoding endolytic transglycosylase MltG yields the protein MIFKNKFVFRSVAFLAVIAVLGILAFFVVDEMKGGAVGAGQVKIDLTIEPGDSPVKVTEILSKSGLLKSSTYFLFLIKATRSAGKLKAGLYEINDGMDARKILQVITEGKVKLVTFTVPEGYNNRQIGDLLVKKNLIKTRADFLNAASRTELLREFKIPATTAEGYLFPETYSVPVNFPADKIVRMMIKRFFSRVEKIPNAKDLDSKKLHEIVILASVVEREAKKNEERPLMAGVFLNRMKQDIPLESCATIQYLFDKPHPRIFEKDLKIVSPYNTYMNKGYPPGPISNPGQPSMEAALMPSQTEYLFFLLKPDGFHYFSKSFKEHAEAKKKYIDVLYD from the coding sequence ATGATTTTTAAGAATAAATTCGTATTCAGATCTGTTGCCTTCCTCGCAGTAATTGCTGTTCTAGGAATTCTCGCTTTCTTTGTCGTGGATGAGATGAAGGGCGGGGCAGTTGGTGCAGGCCAAGTAAAAATAGATCTTACTATAGAACCTGGAGATTCTCCCGTCAAGGTTACGGAGATTCTTTCCAAAAGTGGATTACTGAAATCTTCTACCTATTTTCTATTCTTGATCAAGGCAACCCGCTCTGCAGGAAAGTTGAAAGCTGGACTGTATGAGATCAATGACGGAATGGATGCCCGCAAGATCCTACAAGTCATCACGGAAGGAAAAGTAAAGTTGGTTACCTTTACGGTTCCGGAAGGTTATAACAACCGCCAGATCGGAGATTTATTAGTTAAGAAAAACCTAATAAAGACCAGAGCAGATTTCCTGAATGCGGCTTCGAGAACGGAACTACTTAGAGAATTTAAGATCCCCGCTACGACTGCAGAAGGGTATTTGTTCCCGGAAACGTATAGCGTGCCGGTGAATTTTCCTGCGGACAAGATCGTTCGTATGATGATCAAGAGATTCTTTTCTAGAGTGGAAAAAATTCCGAACGCGAAAGACCTCGACTCCAAAAAGCTTCATGAAATCGTAATATTGGCTTCCGTAGTCGAAAGAGAGGCCAAGAAGAACGAAGAGAGACCGTTAATGGCCGGAGTCTTCTTGAATCGAATGAAACAGGACATTCCTCTGGAATCTTGTGCTACTATTCAGTATCTTTTCGACAAGCCTCATCCACGTATTTTTGAGAAGGATCTGAAGATCGTCTCTCCTTATAATACTTATATGAACAAGGGTTATCCGCCTGGACCGATCTCCAACCCTGGACAACCTTCTATGGAGGCGGCCTTGATGCCTTCTCAAACTGAGTATCTTTTCTTCTTATTGAAGCCGGATGGGTTCCATTACTTTTCTAAATCTTTCAAGGAACATGCCGAAGCTAAGAAAAAGTACATCGATGTTCTGTACGATTAA
- a CDS encoding phosphoribosyl-AMP cyclohydrolase produces the protein MITVIWANAQPGKISKLERMTQISWEQMRREVPETAQIHIDCDEDTVLLLDSSFQELELEDLKDQNLQFTNGLIPVITVDAKGLVLMQAFSSPESLELSLKESLGIYFSRSRNEIWRKGDTSGHIQKLKRIRAPKDGSFLVYEVDQEGAACHEGYYSCFFREKDKKGELRLLNIPFLGK, from the coding sequence ATGATTACGGTGATATGGGCCAATGCCCAGCCTGGCAAAATTTCCAAACTGGAAAGAATGACGCAAATCTCCTGGGAACAAATGCGTAGAGAGGTTCCCGAAACCGCGCAGATCCATATAGATTGCGACGAGGACACAGTGCTGTTATTGGATTCTAGTTTTCAAGAACTGGAACTAGAGGATCTGAAAGATCAGAATCTCCAATTCACGAACGGTTTGATCCCAGTGATTACAGTCGATGCTAAAGGATTGGTACTCATGCAGGCTTTCTCCAGTCCGGAGAGTCTGGAACTGAGCCTAAAAGAATCTCTGGGTATTTATTTTAGCAGATCCAGAAATGAGATCTGGCGCAAAGGTGATACTTCCGGTCATATTCAAAAATTAAAACGGATCCGAGCCCCCAAGGACGGAAGTTTTCTTGTGTACGAAGTGGACCAAGAAGGGGCAGCCTGTCATGAAGGATATTATTCCTGCTTCTTTAGGGAGAAGGATAAGAAGGGAGAACTTCGCCTTTTGAATATTCCCTTTCTGGGAAAATGA
- a CDS encoding single-stranded DNA-binding protein → MKNISLTVLDGYLTSDPELKRTQSGKSVASFTVAVNHNFKKTEGEEPEVSYIEIESWSRTAENVSEYLKKGKKVTVIGQLKQDRWKNQEGQNRSKVKVIADEVRFDSFGDRREKDAA, encoded by the coding sequence ATGAAAAATATTTCGTTAACCGTTTTGGACGGTTACCTTACCAGCGACCCGGAACTGAAGAGAACCCAATCAGGCAAGTCGGTGGCAAGCTTTACCGTGGCAGTAAACCATAACTTCAAGAAGACGGAGGGAGAAGAGCCGGAAGTCAGCTATATAGAAATAGAGAGCTGGTCTCGTACGGCCGAAAATGTGTCCGAATATTTAAAAAAGGGAAAGAAGGTCACGGTCATCGGACAACTTAAGCAGGATCGTTGGAAAAATCAGGAGGGTCAGAACCGTTCGAAGGTCAAAGTAATAGCGGACGAAGTTCGATTTGATAGCTTCGGCGATCGAAGAGAGAAAGACGCGGCTTAA
- a CDS encoding RNA polymerase sigma factor — protein sequence MGEEEFSRFVEGTREIVLAAISRYLYERFAYAIDDVAQETYLRAYKALQKGQFRGDSKLTTWLYTIARNESIRMNENLIREETKAEKAGKRSKEETRNFAAEKEPDETLDLPTWEKAKIWISNLPDAYRSVIEYYLSGYSEKEIAEALGVPAGTVKSRAARGKEMLRRMQNSEKREGGEVWGKL from the coding sequence ATGGGAGAGGAAGAATTTTCCCGCTTCGTAGAAGGAACCAGGGAGATCGTCTTAGCGGCGATCTCCCGTTACTTATATGAACGCTTCGCATACGCGATCGACGACGTTGCTCAAGAGACGTATCTTCGAGCATACAAGGCTCTTCAAAAAGGTCAGTTCAGAGGAGACTCAAAACTGACCACTTGGCTTTATACGATAGCCAGGAATGAATCCATTCGAATGAATGAGAATCTGATCCGAGAAGAGACCAAGGCGGAAAAAGCTGGCAAAAGATCTAAGGAAGAAACTAGAAATTTTGCGGCTGAAAAAGAACCGGATGAGACTTTGGATCTTCCTACTTGGGAAAAAGCCAAGATATGGATCTCCAATTTACCGGATGCCTATAGAAGTGTGATCGAATATTATCTTTCCGGATATTCCGAAAAAGAGATCGCTGAGGCCTTGGGAGTTCCCGCTGGGACAGTGAAGTCCAGAGCGGCCCGAGGGAAGGAGATGCTCCGACGGATGCAAAATTCCGAAAAAAGAGAAGGAGGCGAAGTATGGGGAAAACTCTAA
- a CDS encoding Spy/CpxP family protein refolding chaperone, whose translation MFRKVSKIAAILLTLGMATLLTQGCHHKWMSHEKRANYIVKKLKSELDLTDAQSASLEKIKDEVLAKRKELKIGGHFVPKEFVEEIRADKLNVDKWNKLGEEKEKKMAAFRVFFTKKATEFHAILTPEQRGKLADLILKFQSKFDKADED comes from the coding sequence ATGTTTCGCAAAGTTTCGAAAATCGCCGCAATCTTGTTAACGTTGGGAATGGCTACCCTTCTTACTCAAGGTTGTCATCACAAATGGATGTCCCACGAAAAAAGGGCAAATTATATCGTCAAAAAGCTTAAGTCCGAATTGGATTTAACTGACGCTCAGTCTGCGTCTTTAGAAAAGATCAAAGACGAAGTTCTCGCTAAACGCAAAGAGCTTAAGATCGGGGGACATTTTGTTCCTAAGGAATTCGTAGAAGAAATCCGAGCAGATAAATTGAACGTCGACAAATGGAACAAACTCGGAGAAGAAAAAGAGAAGAAAATGGCAGCTTTTAGAGTATTCTTCACTAAGAAAGCCACCGAATTTCACGCAATCTTAACTCCAGAACAAAGAGGCAAGCTCGCGGATCTAATCTTAAAGTTCCAAAGTAAATTCGATAAGGCTGACGAGGATTAA
- a CDS encoding response regulator has protein sequence MAHSTFKVLFAEDNESSAELLIHFLERFNFEVDHVVDGMAAELKLRKERYDFIILDNLMPVLSGIRLANKIPDLNKNTPVVLLTASNEKEDVVNAAHSKQLVGYILKPFDPDKLLQKIVSVLRIPESLIIDKKKFPFSLERTQRDSYGPGVKLIGCPFQKNAEKIAQEISFILKELPNPRKFFIEVGEEFYYMKRSNEMLASLITRLASKYEIKEEDILILSP, from the coding sequence ATGGCACATTCTACTTTTAAAGTTTTATTCGCCGAGGACAACGAGAGTTCTGCCGAACTTCTCATTCACTTTCTAGAACGCTTTAATTTCGAAGTGGACCATGTCGTAGATGGAATGGCCGCAGAGTTGAAATTAAGAAAAGAAAGATACGATTTCATCATTCTGGATAACTTGATGCCGGTCCTTTCCGGGATCCGTTTGGCAAACAAGATCCCCGATCTGAACAAGAATACTCCTGTAGTTCTTCTTACCGCAAGTAATGAGAAAGAGGATGTAGTCAACGCAGCTCATAGCAAGCAATTGGTGGGCTATATTCTTAAGCCATTCGATCCGGACAAACTTCTTCAAAAAATAGTATCTGTGCTTAGAATTCCCGAAAGCCTGATTATAGATAAAAAGAAATTCCCCTTCTCCTTGGAGAGAACTCAAAGAGACTCCTATGGACCTGGAGTGAAACTGATAGGTTGCCCATTCCAGAAGAATGCGGAGAAGATTGCGCAAGAGATCTCATTTATCCTGAAAGAATTACCGAACCCCAGAAAATTCTTCATAGAAGTAGGAGAGGAATTCTATTATATGAAGAGATCCAACGAAATGTTGGCCTCCCTGATCACTCGTTTGGCTTCTAAATACGAAATCAAAGAAGAAGATATTTTGATCCTAAGTCCCTAA
- a CDS encoding lectin-like protein, producing MKRKLTILSFLLIGFAGTNLYASRGAVTPSPIDIFETTPEAKSIAVQRQVQIEANLPVHKALFYGTHNSYNSKAYAGPFFSYAFPNQIYSITDQLRLGARFIELDIHYYLSTNFKYDFLLCHGQASGLGCNVFDRPASQGLQEIRDWISAPANRNEVLVLYFEDYIDGRADEFLGIVRGYLDPYLYRYSSGSCGDIPNAANMPKLKDLVSSNRRILMMSNGCYDGVWNQYDKQIFFGNNTIHPLDFKGYPDCNWSRSVYDSTMTRVYNDSTNYFGVYDGAKDTGVFTNANIAQMLSCGISVFGIDQFSPDFAKQGLWSWDSAEPNNYNNNEDCLQVVGSGRWNDNNCSNGYRYACKDGSNNWAITDASGNWANGKSACAAKGWTFSAPVTPYENKKLSEAKTTKGVSEVWANLTDQYTEGYWEAGR from the coding sequence ATGAAGAGAAAATTAACAATACTCTCCTTCTTGTTGATTGGCTTTGCAGGAACAAATCTCTACGCGAGTAGAGGTGCAGTTACTCCAAGTCCGATCGATATCTTCGAGACGACTCCGGAAGCTAAATCTATAGCGGTGCAAAGACAAGTACAGATAGAAGCCAACTTACCGGTGCATAAGGCTCTGTTCTACGGGACTCATAACTCTTACAACAGTAAAGCGTATGCTGGTCCATTCTTCTCCTACGCTTTTCCGAATCAGATCTATTCGATCACGGATCAGTTAAGATTGGGAGCTAGATTCATTGAGCTAGATATTCATTACTACCTCAGTACGAACTTTAAATACGACTTCTTGCTTTGTCATGGACAAGCGAGTGGATTAGGTTGCAACGTTTTCGATCGTCCTGCTTCTCAAGGTCTGCAAGAGATCAGAGATTGGATTTCTGCGCCTGCAAACAGGAACGAAGTATTGGTGCTTTATTTCGAGGATTATATCGACGGAAGAGCAGATGAATTCTTGGGGATCGTAAGAGGTTATCTAGATCCTTATCTTTATAGATATTCAAGCGGATCCTGCGGAGATATTCCCAATGCAGCCAATATGCCTAAGTTAAAGGATCTGGTTTCTTCTAATCGAAGGATCTTGATGATGAGCAATGGATGTTACGACGGAGTTTGGAATCAGTATGATAAGCAGATCTTCTTTGGAAATAATACCATTCATCCACTCGATTTCAAAGGATATCCGGATTGTAACTGGTCCAGAAGCGTATACGATTCTACCATGACCAGAGTATACAACGATAGCACGAATTATTTCGGAGTATACGACGGAGCGAAAGATACCGGAGTATTCACAAACGCTAATATTGCTCAGATGCTTTCTTGCGGGATCAGCGTATTCGGTATAGATCAGTTTAGCCCGGATTTCGCAAAACAAGGACTTTGGTCTTGGGATTCTGCTGAGCCGAACAATTACAATAACAATGAGGACTGCCTCCAAGTAGTAGGAAGCGGACGCTGGAACGATAATAATTGCTCCAACGGATATCGTTATGCATGTAAGGACGGAAGCAACAATTGGGCGATCACCGATGCAAGTGGTAACTGGGCAAACGGTAAGAGCGCATGTGCTGCGAAAGGCTGGACCTTCTCCGCTCCAGTCACTCCATACGAGAACAAAAAACTCTCTGAGGCCAAAACAACCAAAGGTGTTTCGGAAGTTTGGGCAAACCTAACCGACCAGTACACCGAAGGATATTGGGAAGCAGGTAGATAA
- a CDS encoding DUF1801 domain-containing protein — translation MPAKKKSSIRPKKAAPKKVSLKKAPSPKKKTEIKYSDKSSGQPELLPIYAELKKLLLPYHKGSIQLRGDSGGQFNLVSEKEITVQGKKKPEVFFATLLVQKGYVGFYFMPVYSDPDVKKQIPKELLSCLKGKSCFHIKKSDPLIYSQIKEALQIGYDKYKAKNWVD, via the coding sequence ATGCCGGCAAAAAAGAAATCATCCATTCGTCCCAAAAAGGCCGCTCCCAAGAAGGTTTCCCTAAAGAAAGCTCCTTCTCCCAAAAAGAAAACGGAAATCAAGTACAGTGATAAGTCTTCTGGACAACCGGAGCTTTTGCCTATTTATGCGGAGCTAAAGAAACTTCTCCTTCCCTACCATAAAGGAAGTATACAGCTTAGAGGAGATTCAGGCGGGCAATTCAATCTGGTCAGCGAGAAAGAGATTACTGTACAAGGAAAAAAGAAACCGGAGGTATTCTTTGCGACTCTACTCGTTCAGAAAGGATATGTTGGCTTTTACTTTATGCCTGTATATTCCGATCCGGATGTGAAGAAACAGATCCCGAAAGAACTCTTAAGTTGCTTAAAGGGAAAGAGCTGTTTTCATATCAAGAAAAGCGATCCTCTGATCTATTCACAGATAAAGGAAGCACTTCAAATCGGTTACGACAAGTATAAGGCTAAGAATTGGGTGGACTAA
- a CDS encoding esterase/lipase family protein: protein MPYKPTEPSMKLGKFAVNLAKDSSLGILSGVKSALVGSFEWSAKSLSQISETPLIKGTKLEEFLLNTGKSLQEAGNKTEEGLSKAFESTSEAMHTALQALNDADSVVKKKLFENISVSSIVGESFAGLVTTSEIKPSFRLEGKDVRVQEVLEDWKKSGSKKPILCIPGLFCDEGLWKTDSEISFSDIVLKEGYYPFYLRFNPGAHISDNGSSLLELMREILENPEIQKYKFDVLSYSQGGLIFRSALNLAKEQTFPLSSYIKKVLFISSPDGGSYIEKVGFWLGLGAESLPVFPVQLVGYIGNQRSDAMKDLSHGIIREQDWKSGSHLSRYWKPQYFGELDDIDAYQIYSFVAEEENPWSSWIGDGIVEKPSLTLLSDSVYRKKENPDKRVRLLKGLSHYQIMPSAELRNYFLEIFGS, encoded by the coding sequence ATGCCTTATAAACCAACAGAACCCAGCATGAAGTTGGGAAAATTTGCAGTAAACCTCGCTAAGGATTCATCTCTCGGGATCTTGTCTGGAGTAAAATCTGCGCTCGTAGGCTCCTTTGAGTGGAGTGCAAAAAGCCTCTCTCAAATTTCGGAGACACCTCTGATAAAAGGAACCAAGTTAGAAGAGTTCCTACTCAATACTGGCAAGTCCTTGCAAGAAGCAGGGAATAAAACGGAAGAAGGTCTTTCAAAGGCATTCGAATCCACTTCGGAAGCGATGCATACTGCATTGCAGGCATTGAACGATGCAGACTCCGTAGTAAAGAAGAAGTTATTCGAGAATATATCGGTCTCTAGTATTGTAGGTGAATCCTTTGCTGGATTGGTTACCACTTCGGAGATCAAGCCTTCCTTTCGATTGGAAGGAAAAGACGTAAGAGTGCAAGAAGTCTTAGAAGATTGGAAGAAGTCCGGATCTAAGAAACCAATTCTCTGCATACCCGGATTATTCTGTGACGAGGGACTTTGGAAAACGGATTCGGAGATTTCCTTTTCCGATATCGTATTGAAAGAAGGGTATTATCCTTTTTATCTCAGATTCAATCCAGGAGCTCATATTTCCGATAATGGTTCCAGTCTTCTTGAACTCATGCGGGAGATCTTGGAAAATCCTGAAATCCAAAAGTATAAATTCGATGTATTGAGTTATAGCCAAGGAGGGCTTATCTTCCGAAGCGCATTGAATCTAGCTAAGGAACAAACATTTCCTCTTTCTTCTTATATTAAAAAAGTATTATTTATTAGTTCTCCTGACGGAGGTTCTTATATAGAAAAGGTCGGATTTTGGTTAGGCCTTGGAGCCGAATCTTTGCCGGTATTTCCGGTGCAGTTGGTTGGTTATATAGGAAACCAAAGAAGCGATGCGATGAAGGACCTTTCCCATGGTATCATCCGAGAACAGGATTGGAAGAGCGGTTCACATCTTTCTAGATATTGGAAGCCTCAGTACTTCGGAGAATTGGATGATATAGACGCCTATCAGATCTATAGCTTCGTGGCAGAAGAAGAAAATCCTTGGTCTTCTTGGATCGGTGATGGGATCGTCGAAAAGCCTAGCCTTACACTTCTTAGCGATTCCGTTTATAGAAAGAAGGAAAATCCGGACAAAAGAGTGAGGCTCTTAAAAGGACTTTCTCATTATCAGATCATGCCTTCTGCAGAATTAAGAAATTACTTCTTAGAGATTTTCGGATCTTAG
- a CDS encoding CsaA family protein, whose translation MMESTEYRNLVSEKPFADLDLRIGKVVGFELVLEHGEKAHRLILDFGGAVGVRKSSEALPSLGEERDLLSKQALCVLDYPSASIAKMRAQALFLGFMEDEGEFSNEDAIDFAQLAS comes from the coding sequence ATGATGGAATCTACCGAATACAGAAACTTGGTTTCCGAAAAACCGTTTGCTGATCTCGATCTTAGGATCGGAAAAGTGGTCGGTTTTGAATTAGTCCTCGAACATGGAGAGAAGGCACACCGCCTGATCCTCGATTTCGGGGGAGCAGTGGGAGTGCGCAAATCCAGTGAGGCTCTGCCTTCTCTGGGCGAAGAGAGGGATCTGCTCTCTAAGCAGGCTCTCTGCGTATTAGATTACCCTTCTGCGAGCATCGCAAAGATGAGAGCTCAGGCGCTTTTTCTGGGCTTCATGGAAGACGAAGGCGAATTCTCTAACGAGGACGCCATCGACTTCGCACAACTCGCTAGTTAA
- the lvrB gene encoding hybrid histidine kinase/response regulator LvrB, translating into MRALKFLFLEDSPTDLELIQRELKKGGVEYIPLHAQDKEEYVKAIVEEKPDFIFSDFSLPNFDGLSALSLAKEKCPTTPFIFVSGTYGEDAAIQTLTRGATDYVLKDRLVKLVPALKRAIKEMEEHNALRRAEAEKYEIEEQLRQSQKVEAMGFLAGAMAHEINNPIMAIIDYAQMISKGDLDASKIQKISSKIKQEGERISEMVKDLLRFARQEKGVYEPVSVFNLIKKTRAITEQRLKMSLIQMDLSIDPALPFVLCKEGQILQVLLNLTNNAIDALNQRYPAFNEDKRISISAKREEIAGKGWVRIAIEDFGSGIPPEVGKSIFNTFFTTKGAEKGTGLGLSVSLGIVKEHGGFLSFESALNEYTRFFLDLPAV; encoded by the coding sequence ATGAGAGCACTTAAATTCCTTTTTTTGGAAGATTCTCCTACCGATTTGGAGTTGATCCAAAGAGAACTCAAGAAAGGAGGAGTGGAATACATTCCTCTGCACGCGCAGGACAAAGAAGAATATGTAAAAGCGATTGTCGAAGAGAAACCTGATTTTATCTTTTCGGATTTTTCTCTTCCCAATTTTGACGGGCTATCGGCTCTTTCTCTCGCTAAAGAAAAATGTCCTACGACTCCATTCATCTTCGTTTCCGGAACATACGGAGAAGATGCTGCTATCCAGACTCTAACTAGAGGCGCGACCGACTACGTCTTAAAGGATCGTCTTGTAAAACTTGTTCCCGCTCTCAAAAGAGCAATCAAGGAGATGGAGGAGCATAACGCACTCAGAAGAGCGGAAGCAGAAAAATACGAGATAGAAGAGCAACTTCGTCAAAGCCAGAAGGTCGAAGCAATGGGATTCTTAGCAGGAGCCATGGCCCACGAGATCAATAATCCTATTATGGCGATCATAGATTATGCTCAGATGATCTCTAAAGGCGATTTGGATGCTTCTAAAATCCAAAAGATCTCTTCTAAGATCAAGCAAGAAGGAGAAAGGATCTCCGAGATGGTAAAGGACCTTCTACGGTTTGCTCGTCAAGAAAAGGGAGTGTATGAGCCTGTTAGCGTTTTCAATCTGATCAAAAAGACCAGAGCGATCACGGAACAAAGATTAAAGATGAGCCTCATCCAAATGGATCTAAGTATAGATCCTGCACTTCCATTCGTTCTATGCAAAGAAGGACAGATACTGCAAGTTCTATTAAACTTAACGAATAATGCAATCGATGCGTTGAATCAACGTTATCCGGCATTCAATGAGGACAAAAGAATTTCGATCAGCGCCAAACGCGAAGAAATCGCCGGTAAGGGCTGGGTCCGTATCGCTATAGAAGATTTTGGGTCCGGAATTCCTCCTGAAGTGGGAAAATCCATCTTCAATACCTTCTTTACTACAAAGGGAGCAGAAAAGGGAACCGGACTAGGACTTTCTGTCAGTCTAGGGATAGTAAAAGAGCATGGAGGATTTCTCTCTTTTGAAAGCGCTTTAAACGAATACACAAGATTTTTCCTTGATCTACCCGCAGTCTAG
- a CDS encoding response regulator has product MNQSGNYDILYAEDNPNDAELTLRGFRKNNLVNQVFHVKDGEEALEFLFSRGRYKDRENTGRPLFVLLDLKMPKVDGLEVLKEIKSHDHLRTIPVVMLTSSAEEKDIVESYKLGVNSYIIKPVEFEKLIVTVSEIGQYWCILNKSVH; this is encoded by the coding sequence ATGAATCAGTCGGGAAATTACGATATCCTTTATGCGGAGGACAATCCGAATGACGCGGAGCTTACGCTTCGTGGCTTTAGAAAAAATAATCTAGTGAATCAAGTTTTTCATGTAAAAGACGGAGAAGAAGCGTTAGAATTTTTATTTTCTCGAGGAAGATACAAAGATCGGGAAAATACAGGACGACCTCTTTTCGTGCTTCTTGATTTGAAAATGCCCAAAGTGGATGGCTTGGAAGTATTAAAAGAAATTAAATCACATGATCATTTGAGAACGATCCCTGTGGTTATGCTTACTTCTTCGGCCGAAGAGAAAGACATAGTGGAAAGTTATAAGTTAGGCGTGAATAGTTATATTATCAAGCCTGTGGAATTCGAAAAGCTCATCGTAACGGTATCTGAAATTGGACAATATTGGTGTATATTAAATAAATCGGTTCATTGA